The Henckelia pumila isolate YLH828 chromosome 2, ASM3356847v2, whole genome shotgun sequence genome includes a window with the following:
- the LOC140880595 gene encoding metal transporter Nramp3.1-like produces the protein MSPHEHLPSNHPLHLPESSSTQEESPLLLSPPPPPTGKTRETSSGDDDAAFEPSEKVLVVDFEIESSLSNSVPPFSFKKLWLFTGPGFLMSIAFLDPGNLEGDLQAGAIAGYSLLWLLMWATAMGLLIQLLSARIGVATGRHLAELCREEYPYWAVVLLWFMAEIALIGADIQEVIGSAIAIQILSRGVLPLWAGVLITASDSFLFLLLENYGVRKLEAVFGVLISTMALSFAWMFADAKPSTKELIIGLLIPKLSSRTVRQAVGVVGCVIMPHNVFLHSALVQSREIDPNKKGQVQEAINYYTIESTAALLVSFMINLFVTTVFAKGFYGSKQADSIGLVNAGQYLEEKYGGGLFPILYIWGIGLLAAGQSSTITGTYAGQFIMGGFLNLRLKKSLRALITRSCAIVPTIIVALVFNKSESSLDVLNEWLNVLQSIQIPFALIPLLTLVSKEQVMGVFKIGRILERIAWTVAALVIFINGYLLINFFLSEVDGLLVGFFVCAGTVAYVVFILYLISHRGGELHNRHNQLLFNGYSCTEN, from the exons ATGAGCCCACATGAACATCTACCCTCGAATCATCCCCTCCACCTCCCAGAATCATCGTCCACCCAAGAAGAGTCTCCCCTTCTCCTATCCCCACCGCCACCCCCCACCGGAAAAACCCGAGAAACCAGCTCCGGAGATGATGATGCCGCATTTGAACCCAGCGAAAAGGTTCTGGTTGTCGATTTCGAAATTGAGTCTTCGCTTTCCAACAGCGTCCCGCCGTTTTCGTTCAAGAAACTATGGCTATTCACGGGGCCCGGATTCTTGATGAGTATAGCCTTTTTAGATCCCGGGAATTTAGAGGGAGATTTGCAAGCTGGGGCGATAGCGGGATACTCTCTTCTGTGGCTCTTGATGTGGGCTACTGCGATGGGTCTTCTGATCCAGCTTTTGTCGGCCAGAATAGGCGTGGCCACGGGTCGGCATTTGGCGGAGCTTTGCCGCGAGGAGTATCCGTATTGGGCGGTGGTTTTGTTGTGGTTCATGGCAGAGATAGCGTTGATTGGGGCAGATATTCAGGAGGTCATCGGAAGTGCGATTGCCATTCAGATACTTAGTCGTGGGGTTCTGCCCCTTTGGGCTGGTGTCTTGATTACTGCTTCAGATAG ctttttatttttacttcttGAAAACTATGGGGTGAGGAAATTGGAGGCTGTGTTCGGTGTTCTTATTTCAACTATGGCCCTATCATTTGCGTGGATGTTTGCTGATGCTAAGCCGAGCACAAAAGAGCTAATAATTG GTCTTTTGATCCCAAAATTGAGTTCGAGAACAGTCCGGCAAGCTGTGGGAGTTGTAGGCTGTGTGATAATGCCTCACAATGTCTTTTTGCACTCTGCTTTGGTGCAGTCGAGGGAGATTGACCCTAACAAGAAAGGTCAGGTCCAAGAGGCGATCAACTATTACACCATCGAGTCAACGGCTGCTCTTCTCGTCTCCTTTATGATCAATTTATTTGTTACTACTGTCTTTGCTAAAGGGTTCTATGGAAGTAAACAAGCAGATAGTATTGGCCTAGTTAATGCCGGACAGTATCTCGAGGAAAAGTACGGCGGAGGCCTATTTCCAATTCTATATATATGGGGTATTGGGTTATTGGCTGCTGGGCAGAGCAGCACAATAACTGGCACATACGCGGGACAGTTTATAATGGGAGGTTTTCTCAACCTTAGGTTGAAGAAATCGTTGAGGGCGTTGATTACTCGGAGTTGTGCGATTGTACCAACTATAATTGTAGCACTGGTTTTCAACAAATCAGAATCATCTCTAGATGTGCTGAATGAATGGCTGAATGTGTTACAATCGATACAGATCCCTTTTGCGCTTATCCCGCTTCTCACTTTGGTGTCGAAGGAGCAGGTGATGGGAGTTTTCAAAATTGGGCGAATCCTCGAG AGGATTGCGTGGACGGTGGCTGCCCTAGTGATTTTCATTAACggttatcttttgatcaactTTTTTCTCTCGGAAGTTGATGGACTGCTGGTCGGATTTTTCGTTTGTGCTGGAACGGTAgcatatgttgtatttatattatatctTATATCGCATAGAGGTGGCGAACTTCACAATCGGCATAACCAATTACTCTTCAACGGTTATTCTTGTACTGAAAATTAA